GGCGATGGCCAGCGACGCCATTCGCTGCTCGATGACCCACACCATGGCGGGCGTCACGCGCTGGGCCTCCGGCGAGCGGAGGAACGACTGCCACTCCTGGTAGGCACGGGCGGAGCGGGGACACCTCGAGGAATGCTTGAACACGATCACCGGCCGCAGCACCGATTCCTGCAACACGCGGTTCACGTCCATCTCGGAACCCATCGTCAGGACTTGCA
This DNA window, taken from Clostridia bacterium, encodes the following:
- a CDS encoding DUF2847 family protein, whose product is MQVLTMGSEMDVNRVLQESVLRPVIVFKHSSRCPRSARAYQEWQSFLRSPEAQRVTPAMVWVIEQRMASLAIA